The DNA window CCTTATTCTTTCAACATTTAGTGAGCTATGGTTCTCACGATGTTTGTGAAAGCTTTAATCTTCTCATCGTCTTTCACGCCATTTGTTTCAATGCCGCTACTAATATCTATGCCATAAGGGCGAACTGTGCGGATAGCACGCGCCACGTTAGTACTGTCGATCCCACCTGCAAGCATAAACGGACGTTCAAACTCATCCAAGCAAGACCAGTCGAACACTTCACCCGTACCGCCACGCTCGTCCTTGTGGTACGCATCAAATAATAACATATCAGCACTGCTATCGATCCACTCTTCTGCATTTGCAGCACTTCGGATTTGAACAGCCTTCCAAACCTCTACGTCTGTTTTCTCTTTGAGAGCTTGGATGAAAGCTTCATCTTCATCGCCGTGCAATTGCACCGCATCAAGATTGACTTCTTTAACGATTATAACGAGATTATCTAACGTTTCATTGACGAAGACGCCTACCGTTTTAATAGCTTCAGAATTGGTGTTTTCTTCGCCAAATCCATTAGTATCTTGTGTTCCCTCAGCGTTCACTGGCACCGTATTTGTATCATAAGTTTTTGCATATTGTTTATGTAGTTCTTCCACTAATGTTTTAGCTTGATCTACAGTAACTTGTCGTTTACTTGGTGCAAATACAAGGCCCATGTAGTCTGGCTTTGCTTCTACTACAGCAGGGATTGTTTCCACCTTAGAGATGCCACACATCTTAACCTTCGGAGTGTAGTAAGTCGGGCCGTAGAGATATGCCAGTTTCTCAACCTTGTTAGGCGAACGCATAAAGGTTTCACCCATCAAGGCTACGCCGATGTTGTTATCGCGCAATACTTGGATATCCTTTGGCGTTTCTAGGCCACTTTCAGATACGAAGATCACATCGTCTTCAACAAGATTACGCAAGCGCACGCTATTTTGTACGTCTACAGTAAAGTCTTTCAAGTTGCGATTATTAACGCCAATAATGCGGGCACCGCAATCGATAGCCATTTGTACCTCATGCTCATCGTGAGCCTCTACTAAGGAGGACAAGCCAAGAGAGTCGGCTAACTCACGGAACTTCGTCAATGTAGGCACATCTAAGCACGCGC is part of the Veillonella sp. genome and encodes:
- the trpCF gene encoding bifunctional indole-3-glycerol-phosphate synthase TrpC/phosphoribosylanthranilate isomerase TrpF; translation: MILDKIVEATKVRVAQEKEVETPEAVKAAALALPSDTGFPFEAALRQQDFNFICEVKKASPSKGIIAEHFPYLDIAKEYEVAGAAAISVLTEPDFFKGDKKYLQEIASTVKIPVLRKDFIIDEYQIYQAKVWGASAILLICACLDVPTLTKFRELADSLGLSSLVEAHDEHEVQMAIDCGARIIGVNNRNLKDFTVDVQNSVRLRNLVEDDVIFVSESGLETPKDIQVLRDNNIGVALMGETFMRSPNKVEKLAYLYGPTYYTPKVKMCGISKVETIPAVVEAKPDYMGLVFAPSKRQVTVDQAKTLVEELHKQYAKTYDTNTVPVNAEGTQDTNGFGEENTNSEAIKTVGVFVNETLDNLVIIVKEVNLDAVQLHGDEDEAFIQALKEKTDVEVWKAVQIRSAANAEEWIDSSADMLLFDAYHKDERGGTGEVFDWSCLDEFERPFMLAGGIDSTNVARAIRTVRPYGIDISSGIETNGVKDDEKIKAFTNIVRTIAH